In Aspergillus fumigatus Af293 chromosome 2, whole genome shotgun sequence, a genomic segment contains:
- the pup2 gene encoding proteasome core particle subunit alpha 5 has translation MFIARSEYALPIDRGINTFSPEGRLFQVEYSLEAIKLGSTAIGVATSEGVILGVEKRVTSTLLEASSVEKIVEIDQHIGCAMSGLQADARSLIEHARVECQNHAFHYAEPLRVESTTQAICDLALRFGETGDDDESVMSRPFGVALLIAGYDEDGPQLYHAEPSGTFYRYDAKAIGSGSEGAQAELQNEYHRSLTLPEAETLVLKTLKQVMEEKLDAKNVQLASVTKEKGFHIYNDEEMGRAVAQLGGNQ, from the exons ATGTTCATCGCGCGATCGGAATATG CTCTGCCAATAGACCGTGGAATCAA CACCTTCTCCCCCGAAGGGCGCCTGTTCCAGGTCGAATACTCGCTTGAAGCTATCAAACTGGGATCGACAGCGATCGGT GTAGCTACCTCGGAAGGTGTCATTCTAGGAGTGGAGAAGCGTGTCACATCTACGCTTCTCGAAGCGTCGTCCGTCGAAAAGATTGTCGAAATCGACCAGCACATTGGATGTGCCATGTCCGGTCTGCAGGCCGATGCCCGGTCCCTCATCGAGCACGCCCGCGTTGAATGCCAGAACCATGCCTTTCACTATGCAGAGCCTCTGAGAGTAGAGAGCACAACCCAAGCGATCTGCGACCTTGCACTTCGGTTCGGCGAGAccggtgatgacgatgaaagTGTCATGAGCAGGCCCTTTGGTGTTGCCCTATTAATCGCGGGttatgatgaggatgggCCACAACT GTATCACGCCGAGCCATCTGGCACATTTTACAGATATGATGCAAAGGCCATTGGGTCCGGAAGCGAAGGTGCGCAGGCGGAATTACAGAATGAATACCATCGTTCCTTGACACTGCCCGAGGCTGAGACACTGGTATTGAAAACACTGAAACAGGTcatggaggagaagctggatgcGAAGAATGTCCAGCTGGCTAGCGTTACTAAAGAGAAGGGCTTTCATATCTACAATGACGAGGAGATGGGCCGGGCTGTTGCGCAATTGGGCGGTAATCAATAA
- a CDS encoding 25S rRNA (adenine645-N1)-methyltransferase, whose protein sequence is MFAVPGWSVPSSALKQQEPASQSQNQSQQTNGSPKAGAKSHKRKRGNEHVTKANVDEMYRRHIEGHKGTPKSQKQGANHAVQPSKKQKKEHKPGNEGSSTSEKQKNQMRKNDHKDKEDTSSGAQDVGNKAEKEKRKKEKNKNKDHQTKQQQQEPKEQKEAASSAGEPVIPAAPPKTEAILTPLQQAMRQKLISSRFRHLNETLYTTPSTKALELFTSNPELFHEYHAGFSRQVKESWPSNPVDGYIAAIRKRGGVSSGSKKGNKPDHKKNAQALPLPRRPNGLCTIADLGCGDAQLARALTPSAQQLNLKLLNFDLHAPQGSLITKADISNLPIADGSVDVAIFCLSLMGTNWVSFVEEAWRVLRSDGKGECWVSEVKSRFGKVVRKKAQIGARKPLSKSEKKKLKKKQAGEDDAGSDVDDADIYAEDARKADDDETDISAFIEVFRTRGFILKPESVDKSNKMFVKMEFVKQGGAPTKGKYASVASAGGPGKKRFIDKATDVGAGMSPEEEARVLKPCVYKTR, encoded by the coding sequence ATGTTTGCCGTCCCAGGATGGTCCGTTCCGAGCTCTGCTctgaagcagcaggagcCTGCATCTCAATCTCAAAACCAGTCTCAACAGACCAATGGATCGCCGAAAGCAGGTGCTAAATCTCACAAGCGCAAGCGCGGCAATGAACATGTCACTAAAGCAAATGTTGACGAGATGTACCGTCGACATATCGAAGGTCACAAGGGCACCCCAAAATCCCAGAAACAGGGTGCGAACCATGCTGTACAACCtagcaagaaacaaaagaaggAGCATAAGCCAGGCAACGAAGGATCTTCTACGTcagagaaacagaagaatcAGATGAGAAAAAATGACCACAAGGACAAAGAGGATACGTCGAGCGGAGCTCAGGACGTTGGGAAtaaggcggagaaggagaagaggaagaaggagaagaataagAACAAAGATCATCAGAccaagcagcaacagcaagAGCCTAAAGAACAGAAGGAAGCCGCATCTTCTGCCGGCGAACCCGTTATCCCTGCAGCTCCTCCGAAAACAGAAGCGATTCTTACACCCCTTCAGCAGGCTATGCGGCAGAAGTTGATATCTTCCCGTTTCCGTCATCTGAACGAGACACTGTATACAACACCCTCTACCAAGGCCCTTGAACTGTTCACCTCTAACCCCGAGCTCTTCCATGAGTACCATGCGGGATTCTCTCGCCAGGTCAAAGAGTCGTGGCCTTCCAACCCTGTTGATGGCTACATTGCGGCTATCCGCAAGAGAGGAGGCGTGTCGTCAGGTTCCAAGAAGGGCAACAAACCTGACCATAAGAAGAATGCACAGGCTTTGCCGCTTCCCCGGAGACCTAACGGGCTCTGTACAATTGCTGATCTTGGCTGCGGCGATGCCCAACTTGCGCGGGCTTTGACACCCTCAGCACAGCAATTGAACCTGAAGTTGCTCAACTTTGACTTGCATGCTCCACAAGGCTCACTCATCACCAAAGCAGACATATCTAATTTGCCCATTGCCGACGGATCCGTGGATGTGGCTATTTTTTGTCTTAGCTTGATGGGCACTAACTGGGTCTCCTTCGTGGAAGAAGCGTGGCGGGTTCTTCGCAGCGATGGCAAGGGCGAATGCTGGGTCAGTGAAGTCAAGAGCCGCTTTGGCAAGGTCGTTCGCAAGAAAGCTCAGATTGGCGCACGCAAACCGCTTAGCAAgtctgagaagaaaaagcttAAGAAGAAGCAAGCGGGCGAGGACGATGCTGGCTCCGATGTAGACGATGCAGATATCTATGCAGAAGACGCTCGTAAggccgacgatgacgaaaCTGATATCTCGGCCTTCATTGAAGTGTTCCGCACGCGTGGCTTCATCCTCAAACCGGAATCGGTTGACAAGTCGAACAAAATGTTCGTGAAGATGGAATTTGTTAAGCAAGGTGGTGCCCCGACTAAGGGCAAATATGCCTCGGTCGCTTCAGCAGGAGGACCCGGGAAGAAAAGATTCATCGACAAAGCGACTGATGTTGGCGCTGGCATGTCTCCTGAGGAAGAGGCACGTGTCCTCAAGCCTTGTGTCTATAAGACTCGGTAG